CATCGCTCGCGTGAAGTCGCCGACGTGCACGACGTAGTCGAAGGACTCGCCGTCGATGTCGTCGAGGACGCGCTGGAGGGACTCGCCGTCGCCGTGGTTGTCGCCCATCACGAGGAACCGATTGCTCATGTCTGAACGCCGAACGAACGCCGACTTAGTCCTCCCGTTCTAGTCCACCAACTCGACCAGCACCGCCTTCTGGGCGTGCAGGCGGTTCTCGGCCTGCCGCCACACCACCGAGTTCGGGCCGTCGATGACGCCCGCCGTGACCTCCTCGCCGCGGTGGGCGGGCAGACAGTGCATGAACGCCGCGTCGCCGAGGAGCGCGTCGTCCACCCGGAACCCCTCGAAGGCCGAGAGGCGCTTCTCGCGTTCGGCCTCGTCGCCCATGCTCACCCAGACGTCCGTGTAGACGGCGTCCGCGCCCGCCGTCGCCGCCTCCGGGTCGTGGCCGACGTCGACGCTCCCGTACTCGCTGGCGCGCTCGACCGTCTCCGCTGCGAAGCCGTACTCGGCGGGCGTGGCGGCCTGCACGTCGTAGCCCGCCATCGCCGCGCCGACGAGGAACGACGCGCCGACGTTGTTCGCGTCGCCGATCCACGCCACCGTCCCCGAGTCGCCGACGACCTCGCGGAGCGTCAGCAGGTCGGCGAGCGTCTGGGCCGGGTGCGCGGCGTCCGAGAGGCCGTTCACCACCGGGACGCCGGCGTTCGCCGCCAGCGTCTCCAGGTCGTCGTGGCTCCCGACGCGCGCCATCACCGCGTCCGCGTACAGGCCGAGCGCGCAGGCCGTGTCCGCGACCGGTTCGCCCCGGCCCAACTGGATGTCGTCCTTGCCGAGGAAGACGGCGTGCCCGCCGAGTTGGGTCATTCCCACCTCGAAACTCACCCGAGTGCGCGTCGACGGCTTCTCGAACAGCATCGCGAGCGTTCGGCCGGCGAGCGCGGTGTGGGGGATGCCGTCGGCCTGCGCCTGTTTCAGCGCGGCCGCGTCGTCGAGCACGCTCGCCAGTTCCTCGGGTGTCAGGTCGTCTATCGTCAGGAAGTGCATAGTTGCTGAGCCGCCGTCGTGAGTACCTCGACGCCGCGGTCGAACGCGGCGAGGTCGATGCGTTCGTCGGGCGCGTGGTCGAGCGCCGAGTCGCCGGGGCCGTACGTCGCGACGGGGCAGTCCCACGCAGCGGCGTAGAGGTTCGCGTCGCAGGTCCCGGTCTTGCGGACGTGCGTCGGGTCGCCGCCCGCGTCGCGGACGCCCGCCCGGAGCGCGCCCGCGACCGGGGTGCGCGCGTCCGCCGCGAGCGCCGGCATCGCTTCCGTCCACGTCACGTCGCCGGCCTCGGTGCAGTCCGCGACCGTCGCCCGCACGTCGCTGGCGGTCGTGTCGGGCGGCAGGCGGAACTCCACGTCTACCGTCGCCTCGAACGCGGTGCCGTCGTCGGCGAGGCCGCCGTCGAACGAGACGGGCTTGACCGTCACCGACTCGAACACCGACTCTCCGGAACCGAAGGCGGCCTGCACGCGCTCCGTCCACGCCGTCGCGCGCTGGACGGCGTTGGGTTCCGGACGCGACGTGTGCGCGCTCGCGGTCGAAACCTCGTAGGTCGCGCGCGCCAGCCCCCGGTAGCCCACCGCGATGGCGTCCCAGCCCGAGGGTTCGCCGTTCACGACTG
The nucleotide sequence above comes from Halobacterium litoreum. Encoded proteins:
- the argF gene encoding ornithine carbamoyltransferase, coding for MHFLTIDDLTPEELASVLDDAAALKQAQADGIPHTALAGRTLAMLFEKPSTRTRVSFEVGMTQLGGHAVFLGKDDIQLGRGEPVADTACALGLYADAVMARVGSHDDLETLAANAGVPVVNGLSDAAHPAQTLADLLTLREVVGDSGTVAWIGDANNVGASFLVGAAMAGYDVQAATPAEYGFAAETVERASEYGSVDVGHDPEAATAGADAVYTDVWVSMGDEAEREKRLSAFEGFRVDDALLGDAAFMHCLPAHRGEEVTAGVIDGPNSVVWRQAENRLHAQKAVLVELVD
- a CDS encoding [LysW]-lysine hydrolase, giving the protein MTPRDLLVDLVSTPSVSGAEADAATVLVDYFEREGRDAWTDEVGNVRAPGDDSVLLTSHVDTVPGDIEVREEDGKLWGRGSVDATGPLAAMAAASVETGASFAGVVEEETTSAGARHLVEHRAEPDAVVNGEPSGWDAIAVGYRGLARATYEVSTASAHTSRPEPNAVQRATAWTERVQAAFGSGESVFESVTVKPVSFDGGLADDGTAFEATVDVEFRLPPDTTASDVRATVADCTEAGDVTWTEAMPALAADARTPVAGALRAGVRDAGGDPTHVRKTGTCDANLYAAAWDCPVATYGPGDSALDHAPDERIDLAAFDRGVEVLTTAAQQLCTS